The Candidatus Angelobacter sp. nucleotide sequence GATCCTCATCACAACGCCCACAAGGACTATTACCTTGTTCGTGGCGATCTTTCGGGTTCATGGGAGGGACTTGATAAGGACGTTGTCATCGTGAATTGGAATTTTGACAAACGGGACGAAAGCTTGAAATGGTTTGCGGGTCGCGGTCATCAGCAGCTCGTCGCCGGCTACTACGACGCGGGGCCCGACCAAATCCGGGCGTGGCTCGATTCCGAGAAGGGCGTCAGCGGCGTCCTTGGCGCGATGTACACGACGTGGCAGAACAAGTATGGCGATCTCGAACAGTTCGCCTCGGTTGTAAACGGACGGTTGGGAGCAAAGTGAAGGACGGTGAGCCGGAGATCCGTCGCCTCCACGGGTTGCATAGCTTCGGTGTGCCGCGACGGCAGCCGGCCGTGAAGGATTAAACGTCAATCACCGGTCCGGTTGCGGGTGGTGGCGGGGCAGTCTGCTGCTTCTTGCGCAGGGAAACGACCAGCGCAACACACGCCGTCCACGTGGGCAACATATCAAGGACCGGGACGAACTCGACAACAAAGGTTGGCAGCAACAATGGATGAAAACCAATTGCTGTCGTGGTGAATATCATCGCGATGACGTCTAGGATTTCATCGGGCAAGGCCCAGCCCAACGGTCCCAGCAGAAGCTGAAACGCGTCTGCTGAGACAGCAACGGCGTAGGCCAACCGGACTCGGTTTCTCGTCAAAACGGGCGCCTGAAACATAGCAACTGAGAAACCTATCGCCCTGAAATCGCCGACTGTCCAGTGCCGAAATTCGCGCTTTCTGAACTATTCTCGATCTGATAGTTCTTCCGATCACCATGAAATCGCAATCCATCTCTCGACGCGGATTCCTAAAGACAAGTGCCGTTGCCGCTCTGGCTGCTTCCGTTCCCGCGAGTCTTTTCGGGGCCGGCAAATACGGTGGAAACAAGATCCCGTTCGGGCTGCAGCTCTATTCCGTGCGAGAGGAATGTGGGAAGGACCTGGACGGCACGATCGCCGCCGTGGCAAAGATGGGGTACAAGGCCGTCGAGTTCGCCGGCTATTACGGTCGCGACGCCAAATCGCTGCGCAAGCTGCTCGACGACGTCGGGCTCAAATGTTGCGGCACGCATATCGGCCTCGACACCTTGCTGGGCGACAACCTGCCGAAGACCATCGAATTCAACCACACGCTCGGCAACGAGTTCCTCATCGTGCCCAGTCTGCCGGGCAAATACACGAAGACGCATCAGGGCTGGCTGGGGGCTGCCGACATCTTCAGCGGGCTCGCTGACAAGGTGAAGCCGCACGGAATGCGCGTCGGCTACCACAACCACAACATCGAATTCACACCCATCGACGGCGAAGTGCCATGGGACACGTTTTTCAACCGGACGAAAAAGGAAGTCGTCATTCAGTTCGACATGGGCAACGGCGTGGCGCAGGGTGGCGATCCGGTCGTTTACCTCAAGAGGAAACCCGGTCGCGTCGCGAGCGTGCACGTAAAGCCCTATTCGAAATCGAAGCCCAACGCCCTCATCGGAGACGACGAACAAAACTGGCCGGAGATTTTCAGGCTGTGCGAAAACGTTGCCGGCGTGGAGTGGTACATCGTCGAATACGAAAGCGATGCCTACCCTCCATTGATCAGCGTCGAGAAAACTCTGGAAGTCATGCGCCGCTGGGGCAAGTGTTAAGAATCCATTTGAAAACTTTATGGTCGCGGCGCTTGCAAGAAGCCGCCAGTTTTTGCGGACCAGTGCAGGCCCCGTCCCCGAACGGGCGGGTTTTCATACAATCGGCAAGTCAGGCTCCTTGACACTTGCGGAAACAGGCCGATCCGGGCTACATTATGCCTGATGAAGCTGCGAACCGATCTGCTCGCAAAGCTGACTCCAGCGATGGTTCTGGAAGGCGTGGTGGCAAACACTCACCGCTACAAGCCCGAGCCGCGTTTATCCAAAACTGGAGTTGGGAGTCTGTCGTCGGCTTCAACCGCGGAGCGTGCGAAAGAGGACGCGCTCAGCACGGCCATAATCCGGAAACTCACCCGCAAGTTCAGGGGCAATGGGAAGAAGCGCGCCACCA carries:
- a CDS encoding sugar phosphate isomerase/epimerase → MKSQSISRRGFLKTSAVAALAASVPASLFGAGKYGGNKIPFGLQLYSVREECGKDLDGTIAAVAKMGYKAVEFAGYYGRDAKSLRKLLDDVGLKCCGTHIGLDTLLGDNLPKTIEFNHTLGNEFLIVPSLPGKYTKTHQGWLGAADIFSGLADKVKPHGMRVGYHNHNIEFTPIDGEVPWDTFFNRTKKEVVIQFDMGNGVAQGGDPVVYLKRKPGRVASVHVKPYSKSKPNALIGDDEQNWPEIFRLCENVAGVEWYIVEYESDAYPPLISVEKTLEVMRRWGKC